The genomic window CAATAGCACTGATCTTTGCGTTAACCGCATGTGCGCAAGGTGGCGGTGAATCTAAAGAAAACCCCGACTATGAAGCCACTAAGAAAATGGTGGTTGATATATTAAAAACGGATGATGGTAAGAAAGCTCTTACTGAAGTTTTGTCTGCCGAAGAAACAAAGAGCCAACTGGTAATTGATTCTGAAACGGTCAAACAGTCTCTCGAACAAACGATGGATAGCGAAAAGGGCAAAGAATTCTGGAAGAAACTTTATGAAGATCCATCTTTCGTCCAATCATATGTCAATGCAACTCAAGAGCATGATAAGGAACTGATTAAAGGTTTGATGAATGATTCAACCTACCAAGAACAATTAATCAGTATATTTCAGAACGAACAAATGCAGCAAACAATTATAGGAGCGTTGAAAAGTCAACCTTTCCGTGCACACCTAGAAGAAACCATTCAAGAAACACTTAACAGTCCATTGTTCAAAGCGAAAATGACTGAAACCTTACTTCAAGCAGCTGAAAAAGCCAAGCAATCCGAAGAAGGACAAGGTGGAAGCCAGCAACAAGGGCAAGGTGGGGGCGAAAGCGGAGAGCAAGGCGGTGGAGGAGAACAAGGTGGAGAGGGCAGTTCGTAATATGAATAGTTGAGGGGCACTTGCGCTAGACAACTTTTAACTCCATTAAAAAATCCTGCAACGGATTACGTTGCAGGATCATTTTTGTTTTATAGTTCGCAGCGTCTGATCACTTGATTTGCGATCGACAAGAAAATCTTCCCTGTTGGGTGGTCTTCCTGATAGACACCTGGCGCAAATTCTTCAACTTCATCATATGGTTGTTGAAGTGGCAAACGTCCTAGAACATCTGTGTTTAGTACATCAGCTAACTTATCTCCGCCGCCTTCACCAAATACGTATTCTTTCTGACCTGTCAGTGTACTTTCGAAATAAGCCATATTTTCCACTACACCAAGGATGTCGTGTTCTGCTTTCATCGCCATCTGCCCTGCACGCGCTGCCACGAAGGCTGCCGTCGGGTGCGGAGTCGTCACGATTAATTCTTTAGATGATGGTAATAAGCTTTGCACATCTAATGCTATATCGCCTGTTCCTGGTGGTAAGTCAAGTAGCAAGTAGTCTAGATCTCCCCACTCAACTTCTTTAAAGAAGCTACCTAACATCTTA from Halalkalibacillus sediminis includes these protein-coding regions:
- the gerD gene encoding spore germination lipoprotein GerD; this translates as MKKIIMISIALIFALTACAQGGGESKENPDYEATKKMVVDILKTDDGKKALTEVLSAEETKSQLVIDSETVKQSLEQTMDSEKGKEFWKKLYEDPSFVQSYVNATQEHDKELIKGLMNDSTYQEQLISIFQNEQMQQTIIGALKSQPFRAHLEETIQETLNSPLFKAKMTETLLQAAEKAKQSEEGQGGSQQQGQGGGESGEQGGGGEQGGEGSS